The region ATGTCCACTCCCCGAAGGATGTACTCGCCGAGCGCCTCCGGTTTCCCAACCCCCATCAGGTAGCAGGGCTTCTCGGACGGCAGCTTCTCCGCCACCCGTGCGGTCATTTCCAGGCTCAGCTCTTCCGGCTCACCTACGGCCAGCCCGCCAATCGCGTAGCCCGGCAAATCCATGGCGACCATCCGTTCGGCCGATTGCCGGCGCAAATCGGCAAACAGCCCGCCCTGGATAATGCCGAAAAGGGCCTGGCTGGCCGAGCAACCTCCTCCCTGCGCAAAGGACTCCTGGCTGCGACGAGCCCAATCGCAACTTCGCTCCATCGCCCGGCGTGTCCGCTCGCGGCTCGCAGGGTACTCAATGCACTCGTCGAGCTGCATCACGATGTCGGCGCCCAGCGCCAGTTGAATCTCCATGGCTTTTTCGGGTGAAAAGAAATGTTCCGAACCGTCGAGGTGAGAACGAAAGAGCACCCCGTCCTCGCTCACCTTGCGCAGATCAGCCATGCTGAAGACCTGGTAGCCCCCGGAGTCGGTCAGGATCGCCCTGGGCCAGGCCATGAAGCGATGCAGGCCGCCCATCTGGCGGATCACCTGGTGGCCCGGGCGAAGATAAAGATGGTAGGTGTTGGCGAGGAGAAGCTGGATGCCCAGCTCGCTCAGCATCTGCTGGGTCATCGCCTTGACCGTCGCAGCCGTGCCCACCGGCATGAAGACCGGCGTGTCAATCACCCCGTGCCGCGTGTGGAGCCGCCCCAACCGCGCCCGGCTGTGCGGATCGCTGGCGACAACCTCAAAGTGAAAACCGGTGGCCATGGCCTTTGCGGGAAATCAATGGTTCACGATGAATGGTTCACCCTGAATCGTCTTCAAGCGGCGTCTGCTTTTTTAAGTGGAGACGGCACTAGCTGAAAATCGCCGCCCAGCCTGTTGCCAGCAGCACCCACACCAGGAAAAGCCCCAGGACGCCGGCAAAGGCCTTGCCGAAGGAAATCTTCCCTTTCGTCATGGTGGAAATGCCGATCGAAATCAGCGCCATGTTCCAGATATTGAAGAGATCCACCGAACTTCCCAGGCGCAACAGCCATTTCGCGGTTGTCTCGCCATCCATCACCGCCGCCAAGTTGGTGGCCACAAGGTTCCGGATGTCGAGCATGTCCGGGTCCTTGAGAAACATGACCGGAAAAGCGAGCAGACCTTTGACCGCCTCGGGCATCCAGCCGTAGGCAGCCGCCGCGAAATACTGCTTGGCAGTCAAGCCGGCGGCCATGCCGAAATTGAATACCAATAGAAAAACACCGCCGACGACAAGCACCGCCACAAGCGGGCCCACGACCGAGAAGACATAGCCAATTAGGGGGGCGTACTTGGTCTGTTGCTCGATGATGCGCTCTTTCTGTTCGGCGGGCAACTGAGCTGTCCGCGAACTGCCTTCGATCTCCTTGCGCATGAAACTTTCCCAGCCGGCTCGCTTCCCGTAGGTGTACGTCATCAGGCAACTGAGAATTGCAATCATCACGATCGGAGCCCACCAGCTCGGGCGCACGGCAATGCCGCGAAACGTTTGGCTGGGGCTGAACAGAACCTTTACCGCATTTCCGAAGGGGTTTCCCGCAGGCCCTTGCTCAGGAGTGGAAGTTACCGTCGCCATCGTGCCTCCCTTTTCGAATTAGAATTTTCGTACTGAGGTCGCGCTGGAAGTCTGACGCCTAGAACCTGTAACCTGCTACCTGACACCTGCAACCTGCAACCTGAAACTCGGTTCCGAACGCAGGCCATCCCCATTGTTACACGAAATGACATGCCACCTGCCGCCCCTCCCCGCCTTTCGGGAGCAGAGCCGGCTCTTCCGCGCGGCACCGCTCCGCCGCCAGCGGACAGCGCGGCTCGAAGGGGCAGCCGCCGGGCGCCACCTTCTCGGTGGTTGCCTTGGCCGGCAGCGCTTCGAGCTGCCGCTCCACTTCCGGCACCGAACGCCGCAACAATTGGGTGTAAGGATGCAAGGGATTCTGAAGGACGGCCCCGGTCGGACCGCTCTCCACTATTTTGCCCCGGTACATCACCGCCACCCGGTCGGCAATCTGCGCCACCACCGGCAAGCTATGGCTGATGAACAAATACGTCAAATGAAATTTTTTTTGAAGCTCCCCGAGGAGCAGAATGATCTGCGCTCCCACCGAGACATCGAGGGCCGAGACGGGCTCGTCGGCAACGATGAATTTCGGTTTCAACGCCAGCGCCCGGGCAATCCCTATCCGCTGCCGCTGTCCCCCGGAAAATTCGTGCGGATAGCGGCGGAGCGCCTCCGGGCCCATCCCAACCGCTTCCAGCAGTTCCGCCACCCGCGCCTGTCGCTCCGCCCGCGACATCCTTTCATGAATGCGGAACGGCTCGCCAATCGTCTCTCCGATGCGCATGCGCGGGTTTAAAGAAGCGTAAGGGTCCTGGAAAATAATCTGCATCTCTCGCCGCTGCTGGCGCAGTTCCTCGCCCTGAAGCGCCATGAAATCGCGCCCGGCAAATTCGATCTTGCCCGCGTCCGGTTCGATCAAGCGGATGACACAACGGCCCAGGGTGGTCTTGCCGCAGCCCGACTCGCCCACCAGGCCGAGTGTTTCCCCGGCGGCGATGCTCAAGCTCACCTCATCCACCGCCACCGTCCGCCGGCCCCGCCCGAGCCACCCGCTTGCCGGGTAGCTCTTCTTCAGGTTTTGCACCCGAACCAGCGGCTCTCCCTTTTTGGGTGCAGACGCGCTCATGGCTGTTTGCGCATGGCCATCGCCACCGAGTGCATGGTGAAATGCAGCTGATGCCCTTCCCACCGCGGCCCGAAACCGGCCGCATCGCTCTCCATCGAACGCCACATCAACTCGTAGCACTCGTCATAGATTGACGTGCCGGCCTTTACCCCGGCCACCGCCATCCAATCCTCGAAGTCACGATCCCGATCAAAGAGAAACCATTCCGGAGAACCGCTGCCCCGGGCACACATCCGGGAAAGCTCGGAAAGTTTGAGCGTGCGCGTGTGAGAAGCATCGCGCAATCGTTCGATCTGATTGTTGCGGGCTGCCCGGTCGTCCTCTTCGGGAGCGATCAGATCAACGATAAGGGCCCGCCCACCGGGTTTGGTGACGCGCAGCATCTCTTCGAGAACCCGCTCGGGGGCGGCAAGATGATGGAACGAATAGGCGCATGACACGATGTCGAACGTCGCATCGGCAAAGGGGAGCGCTTCCGCGCGACCGCGACAAAACCAGCAACAAGTGCAGCCGGAAGCTTCGGCTTCCTGCCTGGCCCGCAGCAGCATCTCCGGCGTCAAGTCCACGCCGACCACGCCCGCCCCGATAGAATCGGGGCCGGCAACGCTTGCGGCAAACGCCAACGCAAGTGTCCCGGGCCCGCAAGCCACGTCAAGCACGAGGGAGGCTTTCTCAGGCTTCGCCCAGGCGACCACCTGGCGCATGTCTTGAGCGCGCCTGGTAAGGACAAAATCGCTGAACACTCCGGCCGTCCGTCCGAATCGCTCCAGAATTTTCTGTTCCTGGCTACCCATCGTCATTCGCCGTCTTCCACTCTCAGCTTGGCCGGCCTTCAAAAAAAGCGGCCTCAGGCTCGGATGCACCGCGCCTGATGGCCAGCCCCGTCCCGAAGCCTCGGGACGGGGCCGGCGGCAATCTCCCGCAGCTCCGGGACTGCTTTGCCGCAATCGTCAATGGCGATGGGACAGCGCGGCCGGTAGGCGCAGCCGCCCGGCAATTCACTGAGCGCTGGCACGGTGCCCGGGATGGGCTCCGGCTTTTCCTTCCCCAGGCTCGGCGCAGCGCGGCGCAACCCCTGCGTATACGGGTGTC is a window of Candidatus Acidiferrales bacterium DNA encoding:
- the tgt gene encoding tRNA guanosine(34) transglycosylase Tgt, which gives rise to MATGFHFEVVASDPHSRARLGRLHTRHGVIDTPVFMPVGTAATVKAMTQQMLSELGIQLLLANTYHLYLRPGHQVIRQMGGLHRFMAWPRAILTDSGGYQVFSMADLRKVSEDGVLFRSHLDGSEHFFSPEKAMEIQLALGADIVMQLDECIEYPASRERTRRAMERSCDWARRSQESFAQGGGCSASQALFGIIQGGLFADLRRQSAERMVAMDLPGYAIGGLAVGEPEELSLEMTARVAEKLPSEKPCYLMGVGKPEALGEYILRGVDMMDCVMPTRNARNGCLFTWNGTLSIKNSRYARDPRPIDEQCPCFVCRNYSRAYLRHLFMAHEILSAILHTYHNLFFYLDMMARIRQAIPLGDLRKFLSGLRALREPDSALS
- a CDS encoding YIP1 family protein yields the protein MATVTSTPEQGPAGNPFGNAVKVLFSPSQTFRGIAVRPSWWAPIVMIAILSCLMTYTYGKRAGWESFMRKEIEGSSRTAQLPAEQKERIIEQQTKYAPLIGYVFSVVGPLVAVLVVGGVFLLVFNFGMAAGLTAKQYFAAAAYGWMPEAVKGLLAFPVMFLKDPDMLDIRNLVATNLAAVMDGETTAKWLLRLGSSVDLFNIWNMALISIGISTMTKGKISFGKAFAGVLGLFLVWVLLATGWAAIFS
- a CDS encoding oligopeptide/dipeptide ABC transporter ATP-binding protein, producing MSASAPKKGEPLVRVQNLKKSYPASGWLGRGRRTVAVDEVSLSIAAGETLGLVGESGCGKTTLGRCVIRLIEPDAGKIEFAGRDFMALQGEELRQQRREMQIIFQDPYASLNPRMRIGETIGEPFRIHERMSRAERQARVAELLEAVGMGPEALRRYPHEFSGGQRQRIGIARALALKPKFIVADEPVSALDVSVGAQIILLLGELQKKFHLTYLFISHSLPVVAQIADRVAVMYRGKIVESGPTGAVLQNPLHPYTQLLRRSVPEVERQLEALPAKATTEKVAPGGCPFEPRCPLAAERCRAEEPALLPKGGEGRQVACHFV
- a CDS encoding methyltransferase domain-containing protein, whose protein sequence is MTMGSQEQKILERFGRTAGVFSDFVLTRRAQDMRQVVAWAKPEKASLVLDVACGPGTLALAFAASVAGPDSIGAGVVGVDLTPEMLLRARQEAEASGCTCCWFCRGRAEALPFADATFDIVSCAYSFHHLAAPERVLEEMLRVTKPGGRALIVDLIAPEEDDRAARNNQIERLRDASHTRTLKLSELSRMCARGSGSPEWFLFDRDRDFEDWMAVAGVKAGTSIYDECYELMWRSMESDAAGFGPRWEGHQLHFTMHSVAMAMRKQP